The Ornithinibacillus sp. 4-3 region AGATTTAACAACAAATAAAGTATTTTCGCAGCAAGAAACAAAAATGTTCTATGCTGCTAGTGTGATTAAAGTACCCATTATGATTGCAGTTTTTGCTGCAGCAGAGGAAAAGAAATTTAATTTAAGCGACACTATCACCCTAAGAAAAGAAGATATAACTGGCGGATCTGGAGTATTACAAAAAATGACTCCTGGTACAGCTTTGACCATTTACGATATTATCATGTTAATGATTATTCAAAGTGATAATACAGCTACAAATATGCTTATTGATCTTGTTGGAAAAGAATATATCCAACAACAAATGAAGAAAATTGGATTAGAGAACAGCACCTATCATCATAAACTAATGATTCAGCCATTAGAGAAAGATGGAAGCAATGAAATCAATGCACTAGAAATGGCAGAAATGATGAAAAAATTAGCAACAGGAAAAATCATTTCTGTTTGGGCTTCTCAGCAAATGATTGATATTATGAAAAGCCAGCAACTTCAAAATAATATCCCTGGAAAATTACCAGACCCTTCTTCAGAAATATTAGGCGGAGCTAAACGATGGGAAGCTGCACATAAAACTGGATCTATCTCTAAAGTTAGACATGATGTAGGTATCCTTTATGTCGGAGAGCAAAAAATGATTTTTTCAGTCTTATCCTCAGGTGTCGATGACTATGAAGCTGGACAAACCTTACAAGATATTGGATTGGAAATTTATAAATATTTACTTGCGGAATAATAATTAGAAAATAATCTCTTCATCTTATTACAGACGAAGAGATTATTTTTGTTTATCTAAAAACTGGGGATATTAATGTTTCTAACAGCATTTTTTATCAGCTTGTACTTAATTTTATTACTTTATATCTCCAAGTTCTCTGGAAAGCTCAAAAACTTCTTCAATCAATGAACCTATATAATTAATCGTCTCTAGCAATGTTTCATCTTTTCTAACATCTACTCCAGCAGTTAATGCTAATTCATAGGGTGATTTTGTTCCACCTGCTTTTAATACATCTAACCATCTATCTACGGCAACTTGTCCATCTTCTAAAATTTTTCTAGATACTGAAGTAGCGATTGTTAATCCTGTACTGTAGGTGTATGGATACAGACCTAAATAGTAATGAGGCTGCCTCATCCAGGTTAGTTCTGCCCCCTCGTTTATTTCTATTTCTTCACCCCAGAACTCTTCTAATAAATTTCTTTTAATATTACATAGAATGTCAGCTGTAATACTTTTTCCTTCGTCAACCATTTTATATACTTCTCTTTGAAATGCCGCTTCTAACAAATGGGTTACAAAGTTATGGAAATATGTTCTTGAAATAACGTTAGATAGCACCCATCTTTTAAAACGGGCATCTTTAGATTTTTTAATTAAATAATTTGCAAGTAACATTTCATTCATTGTTGATGGCGCCTCAAAGAAATATTCTGAAGGAATCGTGTTCAATATATTTTGATATCGATTAGACAAATGAAAGTGACCACCATGTCCTAACTCATGAGCAAGTACAAAAACATCACGCATGCTTTCCATAAAAGTCATTAAAATATAAGGATGGCTTCCATATGGAGTATAGCAGAAAGCTCCTGTGGACTTTCCAACATTTAATCCATGATCAATCCAACGATTTCCAAACGCTTCATTTATTATTTCTACATATTCAGGCCCTAGTATATCTAAAGCTTCTAATACATAATCTTTCGCTTTTTCAAATGATATTTTTGGTTCATAATCCGGGTCTATTGCTATCTTCAAATCGGCGAATGTAAGTTTATCTAGATTATTAACTTCTTTAATTAGCTGTACATACCTTCTCATATGCGGTGCTAAATATTTAAAGGTGAAATCAATTTGTCTATCAAATATCTCTCTTTCAATCGCTTGATCGTATAATAAATATTCAAATATATTATCAAATCCTCTTAAATCTGAATTCGCTTTTTCTATTTTTAACTTCATTTCATATGCCTTAGCGGTTATATTTTTATATTCATTTAACTTTTGAGAGAATTTATTAAACGCTTCTCTTCTTAATTGATGATTTGGTTCAATTTCATATTCATTTTCAAAAAGGTTATAGCTTAATGAATATTTCTTATCATCAACCAAAAAATCATCAAATCTCATATCAATTAATTTGATTGTATTATAGATCGCCCTTGGAGATAAAAAAACTGAATTAAAATTAGCTAAAACCTCTTCTACTTTTTCATCTAATAGATGTGATTTTCTCTTGTAGTTTTTATTAATAAACACTGCCAATTCTGGTTTTTCTTGTATAGCTGACTTTATTTCACTTTCTGGTAACTTCACTAATTCAATATAGAAAAAAGATGTATTCCCACTAACTATTGCCAAACTTGTATTAATTTTGTCTGTTCTAATTAACGAATCCGTATTTGTTTGATCAACACTTAATGCTAAATCAACATAGTTTCTAATAAGAGCTATATCCTTTTCCATATCTTCAAAAAAATCTATTGCCTCTAATAATCGTTTACTATCTTTAATGACTCCAAAAAAATTCGCTTTAAATTCTACTGATTTTGTTTCTAATTTATCTACTTTCTTATATAGTTCGTAATCTGTTTTAAAGATATGTGTTAAATCCCAAGTATTATGAATAGGAACTTCCTGCCTCGAAGGTATATTTACACTCATATCATCATCTCCTATTTTTACCTGATTACACTGGTTTAGAAGTAAGTTCTTCAGCAAACAAATGACATGCCACTTCATGATTATTACCTAAAGTATCAAGTACTGGTTCAAGAGTTTTGCAAGTTTCCATTGCAAAGGGGCATCGCGTATGAAAAGCACACCCTTTGGGTGGATTAGCTGGACTTGGCATATCTCCAGTTAGTAATTGCAGTTTTTCTTCCTGCATATCCTCTATTTTAGGAATTGCATTTAATAAAGCTTTGGTATATGGATGTTTTGGATTTTCAAATATATCTTCCTTATTCCCCATCTCAACGATTTTTCCTAAGTACATTACCGCAATTCGATCACAAAGATGATGAACAACACTTAAGTCATGGGAAATGAAAATATAAGTTAACTCTCTTTCCTTCTGTAAATCCTTCATTAAATTCACAATTTGTGCTTGGATGGAAACATCTAAAGCAGATACTGGTTCATCACATATGATTAATTTTGGATCTACAGCAAGAGCTCTGGCTATACCTATTCTCTGTCTTTGACCACCTGAAAATTCATGAGGATATCTATCCATATGTTGCTCTCCCAAACCAACTGCTTCTAGTAGTTCAATAACTTTCT contains the following coding sequences:
- a CDS encoding serine hydrolase, with product MEKLAEKISEITKQAGGEWGIQLEDLTTNKVFSQQETKMFYAASVIKVPIMIAVFAAAEEKKFNLSDTITLRKEDITGGSGVLQKMTPGTALTIYDIIMLMIIQSDNTATNMLIDLVGKEYIQQQMKKIGLENSTYHHKLMIQPLEKDGSNEINALEMAEMMKKLATGKIISVWASQQMIDIMKSQQLQNNIPGKLPDPSSEILGGAKRWEAAHKTGSISKVRHDVGILYVGEQKMIFSVLSSGVDDYEAGQTLQDIGLEIYKYLLAE
- the pepF gene encoding oligoendopeptidase F → MSVNIPSRQEVPIHNTWDLTHIFKTDYELYKKVDKLETKSVEFKANFFGVIKDSKRLLEAIDFFEDMEKDIALIRNYVDLALSVDQTNTDSLIRTDKINTSLAIVSGNTSFFYIELVKLPESEIKSAIQEKPELAVFINKNYKRKSHLLDEKVEEVLANFNSVFLSPRAIYNTIKLIDMRFDDFLVDDKKYSLSYNLFENEYEIEPNHQLRREAFNKFSQKLNEYKNITAKAYEMKLKIEKANSDLRGFDNIFEYLLYDQAIEREIFDRQIDFTFKYLAPHMRRYVQLIKEVNNLDKLTFADLKIAIDPDYEPKISFEKAKDYVLEALDILGPEYVEIINEAFGNRWIDHGLNVGKSTGAFCYTPYGSHPYILMTFMESMRDVFVLAHELGHGGHFHLSNRYQNILNTIPSEYFFEAPSTMNEMLLANYLIKKSKDARFKRWVLSNVISRTYFHNFVTHLLEAAFQREVYKMVDEGKSITADILCNIKRNLLEEFWGEEIEINEGAELTWMRQPHYYLGLYPYTYSTGLTIATSVSRKILEDGQVAVDRWLDVLKAGGTKSPYELALTAGVDVRKDETLLETINYIGSLIEEVFELSRELGDIK
- a CDS encoding ABC transporter ATP-binding protein; the protein is MSENILKINNLKKYFLVKKKILSKEASYIKAVNGVNITVKKGETFGIVGESGCGKSTTGRMILRLLEPTEGEIIYENRNVLDLSKKEMKKLRKEIQMIFQDPYSSLNPRLKVSEIIKEVLVLHKIEAKSNLNKKVIELLEAVGLGEQHMDRYPHEFSGGQRQRIGIARALAVDPKLIICDEPVSALDVSIQAQIVNLMKDLQKERELTYIFISHDLSVVHHLCDRIAVMYLGKIVEMGNKEDIFENPKHPYTKALLNAIPKIEDMQEEKLQLLTGDMPSPANPPKGCAFHTRCPFAMETCKTLEPVLDTLGNNHEVACHLFAEELTSKPV